From Solea senegalensis isolate Sse05_10M linkage group LG19, IFAPA_SoseM_1, whole genome shotgun sequence, the proteins below share one genomic window:
- the polr2f gene encoding DNA-directed RNA polymerases I, II, and III subunit RPABC2: MSDNEDNFDDGDFDDAEEDEGLDDLENAEDEDQENVQILPAGEGQQANQKRITTQYMTKYERARVLGTRALQIAMCAPVMVELEGETDPLQIAMKELKSRKIPIIIRRYLPDGSYEDWGCDELIITD; the protein is encoded by the exons ATGTCCGACAACGAAGACAA CTTCGATGATGGAGATTTTGATGATGCTGAGGAGGACGAGGGGTTAGATGACCTCGAAAACGCGGAAGAC GAAGACCAGGAGAATGTGCAGATCCTGCCAGCGGGAGAGGGACAGCAGGCAAACCAGAAGAGGATCACAACACAGTACATGACCAAATATGAGAGGGCCAGGGTGCTGGGGACACGAGCTCTGCAGATTGC GAtgtgtgctccagtcatggtgGAGCTGGAAGGAGAAACAGATCCCTTGCAAATAGCTATGAAAGAGCTCAA GAGCAGAAAGATCCCCATCATCATCCGCAGGTACCTTCCTGATGGCAGTTATGAGGACTGGGGCTGTGATGAGCTCATCATAACTGATTAA
- the LOC122785202 gene encoding MICAL-like protein 1 isoform X1 codes for MSEHADILVSPRVLRDWCRVTCATYPTVKIKNMSTSFRDGLAFCAIIHKHRPDLIDFSSLSEDNVYQNNNLAFQVAQTKLGIPALLDPKEMVSCEVPDCLSIITYLSHFYCVFFSRKSPRAGFVALTSSDGSKPLKSLTHLETDHLSNTRPQTVCALCLKPVHLIQRHLVDGKVYHCSCFRCKVCHNTLLPEFYKWGSDVGSLICTFHKKDIENTHVDHNQQIRSTENHPRCNFQAGNVLSLSGLVITSVPHYMKKTESQDRPVYKTPEMEGKEKQKRISDEKSSENRDSTAELKTDLTKPAPPDSLLPSDKDRTDKGSRKAGSAPILEDSRIQDEMLKNHPPSSSCVQGTEGGGRVVPAPRKKSESSSVFPVPAPKTKTSKATSGSAVAGNPSNQRKSSLCSSRVTSPTVGVPKVQTNHPWKTIIHPGPWTHLPPAPAPVPAPRTKFVSKMRESQSRPRMVGPNPFDEHMHEDTQGEAESKTQTMSSVGAGLTEDTSRDTTDSGDAKNTDIKSNDNDVNPLDEAIPTKRSDYKEAGAAISARSEGVTAVSNTVETPSEHTSQISSPFIDENRVTRGSRVTEDEEQSHCLPRSVSVPVIPSAHSHGSSVPVGPTGEHESVASCQSKLAYRENPFDRKPSMTKSKTFQAPPSRRTSAPGHGFPIIKRKVKTDECVSIEDMRTEMRQLEERLDALQDRGVELEMNLRDCKDAKEEERMLMEWFSVLHDKQVLVRRDAELVHLTNQQKLEERQTDVEYELRCLLNKPDKCLPSVILLTSYSEKDWSEEDRSREQQLMDELVAIIEQRNHIISSLEQDRQREREEDGLSEAFMKNKEFQKEGLKELKKSKRKLKPTNVFKMLNHKADTIKSSMGKKS; via the exons ATGTCTGAGCACGCAGACATTCTGGTGTCACCGAGGGTTTTACGAGACTGGTGCCGCGTCACATGCGCCACTTACCCCACTGTGAAAATAAAGAACATGTCAACGTCATTCAGAGATGGACTTGCATTCTGTGCCATCATCCACAAACACCGACCCGACCTGAT AGATTTTAGCTCCCTCTCCGAAGATAATGTTTATCAAAATAACAACCTG GCCTTTCAGGTTGCACAAACAAAGCTGGGCATCCCTGCACTGTTGGACCCAAAGGAAATGGTTTCCTGCGAGGTGCCTGATTGTCTGAGCATCATCACCTACCTTTCACACTTCTACTGTGTCTTCTTCAGCAGGAAGTCTCCACGTG CAGGCTTTGTTGCTTTGACAAGCTCTGATGGTTCCAAACCCCTGAAG AGTTTGACTCACCTAGAAACAGATCACTTGTCCAACACCAGGCCACAGACGGTGTGTGCCTTGTGTTTGAAGCCTGTCCACCTCATACAGAGACATTTGGTTGACGGAAAGGTCTACCATTGCAGCTGTTTCAG GTGCAAAGTGTGCCACAACACTCTCTTACCAGAGTTTTACAAATGGGGAAGTGACGTTGGCTCCCTGATCTGCACTTTCCataaaaaagacattgaaaATACTCATGTTGACCACAATCAGCAGATTAGATCAACTGAGAATCATCCCAGATGTAACTTTCAGGCAGGTAATGTATTATCTCTCAGTGGCCTGGTAATCACCAGTGTCCCTCattacatgaagaaaacagAGTCACAGGACAGACCGGTTTATAAAACACCAGAGATGGAGGGAAAGGAAAAGCAGAAGAGGATCAGTGATGAGAAAAGCAGTGAAAACAGAGACTCAACTGCAGAGCTGAAGACTGATTTAACGAAACCAGCACCTCCTGATAGTCTCCTTCCAAGTGATAAAGACAGGACAGACAAAGGGTCTAGAAAAGCTGGATCTGCACCTATTTTGGAAGACAGCAGGATACAAGATGAAATGCTAAAGAATCACCCGCCCTCTTCGTCATGTGTACAAGGGACAGAAGGAGGTGGTCGTGTTGTTCCAGCACCTAGAAAAAAGTCTGAGTCTTCTTCTGTGTTCCCTGTTCCTGCACCCAAGACCAAAACATCCAAGGCAACAAGTGGCTCAGCTGTTGCAG GTAATCCATCCAATCAAAGAAAGTCTTCACTCTGTTCATCTCGTGT CACCAGCCCAACTGTGGGCGTCCCTAAAGTGCAAACCAACCATCCATGGAAGACCATCATTCATCCTGGACCATGGACACACCTGCCTCCCGCTCCTGCCCCAGTACCCGCTCCCCGAACCAAATTTGTCTCTAAAATGCGGGAGTCCCAGTCCAGACCCAGAATGGTTGGTCCTAATCCATTTGACGAGCACATGCATGAGGACACACAGGGGGAGGCTGAGTCAAAAACCCAAACCATGTCCTCAGTGGGAGCCGGTCTTACAGAGGACACCAGTAGAGATACCACTGATTCAGGTGATGCTAAAAATACTGATATTAAATCCAATGACAATGACGTAAATCCATTGGATGAAGCCATTCCAACGAAGAGATCAGATTACAAAGAGGCTGGAGCTGCAATATCTGCCCGTTCAGAGGGAGTGACTGCAGTTTCTAACACAGTGGAGACTCCCAGTGAACACACAAGTCAAATCAGTTCACCTTTTATAGACGAAAACAGAGTCACAAGAGGCTCACGTGTTACTGAAGATGAAGAACAAAGTCACTGTTTACCCAGAAGTGTCTCTGTGCCAGTCATCCCGTCTGCCCACTCTCATGGTTCCTCGGTGCCAGTTGGTCCCACAGGGGAACATGAATCTGTCGCATCTTGCCAAAGTAAG TTGGCCTACAGAGAGAATCCTTTTGATCGAAAACCCTCAATGACAAAATCCAAGACTTTCCAGGCTCCTCCCTCTAGACGGACATCTGCCCCTGGACACGGCTTCCCAATCATCAAGAGGAAG GTGAAGACAGATGAGTGTGTATCTATAGAGGACATGCGGACAGAGATGAGACAATTGGAAGAAAGGCTGGACGCACTGCAAGACAGAGGAGTTGAACTAGAGATGAATCTGCGAGACTGCAAGGATG cCAAAGAGGAGGAACGGATGCTGATGGAGTGGTTCTCTGTCCTGCATGACAAACAAGTTCTGGTGCGCAGAGATGCAGAGCTGGTTCATTT AACAAATCAGCAGAAATTGGAGGAGAGGCAGACAGACGTGGAGTATGAGCTCAGGTGTCTCCTGAATAAACCAG ATAAATGTCTCCCTAGTGTCATACTGTTGACTTCATATTCAGAGAAGGACTGGAGTGAGGAGGATCGAAGTCGAGAGCAACAGCTGATGGACGAGCTGGTCGCCATCATCGAACAGAGAAATCATATCATTAGCAGCTTGGAACAGGACAGGCAGAG ggaaagagaagaagatggGCTCTCGGAAGCCTTCATGAAGAACAAAG AGTTCCAGAAAGAAGGACTGAAAGAGCTCAAGAAGTCAAAAAGAAAGTTAAAGCCCACTAACGTTTTTAAGATGCTGAACCATAAAGCTGACACCATCAAGTCCTCCATGGGAAAAAAGAGCTAA
- the LOC122785202 gene encoding MICAL-like protein 1 isoform X2: MSEHADILVSPRVLRDWCRVTCATYPTVKIKNMSTSFRDGLAFCAIIHKHRPDLIDFSSLSEDNVYQNNNLAFQVAQTKLGIPALLDPKEMVSCEVPDCLSIITYLSHFYCVFFSRKSPRAGFVALTSSDGSKPLKSLTHLETDHLSNTRPQTVCALCLKPVHLIQRHLVDGKVYHCSCFRCKVCHNTLLPEFYKWGSDVGSLICTFHKKDIENTHVDHNQQIRSTENHPRCNFQAGNVLSLSGLVITSVPHYMKKTESQDRPVYKTPEMEGKEKQKRISDEKSSENRDSTAELKTDLTKPAPPDSLLPSDKDRTDKGSRKAGSAPILEDSRIQDEMLKNHPPSSSCVQGTEGGGRVVPAPRKKSESSSVFPVPAPKTKTSKATSGSAVAGNPSNQRKSSLCSSRVTSPTVGVPKVQTNHPWKTIIHPGPWTHLPPAPAPVPAPRTKFVSKMRESQSRPRMVGPNPFDEHMHEDTQGEAESKTQTMSSVGAGLTEDTSRDTTDSGDAKNTDIKSNDNDVNPLDEAIPTKRSDYKEAGAAISARSEGVTAVSNTVETPSEHTSQISSPFIDENRVTRGSRVTEDEEQSHCLPRSVSVPVIPSAHSHGSSVPVGPTGEHESVASCQSKLAYRENPFDRKPSMTKSKTFQAPPSRRTSAPGHGFPIIKRKVKTDECVSIEDMRTEMRQLEERLDALQDRGVELEMNLRDCKDAKEEERMLMEWFSVLHDKQVLVRRDAELVHLTNQQKLEERQTDVEYELRCLLNKPEKDWSEEDRSREQQLMDELVAIIEQRNHIISSLEQDRQREREEDGLSEAFMKNKEFQKEGLKELKKSKRKLKPTNVFKMLNHKADTIKSSMGKKS; encoded by the exons ATGTCTGAGCACGCAGACATTCTGGTGTCACCGAGGGTTTTACGAGACTGGTGCCGCGTCACATGCGCCACTTACCCCACTGTGAAAATAAAGAACATGTCAACGTCATTCAGAGATGGACTTGCATTCTGTGCCATCATCCACAAACACCGACCCGACCTGAT AGATTTTAGCTCCCTCTCCGAAGATAATGTTTATCAAAATAACAACCTG GCCTTTCAGGTTGCACAAACAAAGCTGGGCATCCCTGCACTGTTGGACCCAAAGGAAATGGTTTCCTGCGAGGTGCCTGATTGTCTGAGCATCATCACCTACCTTTCACACTTCTACTGTGTCTTCTTCAGCAGGAAGTCTCCACGTG CAGGCTTTGTTGCTTTGACAAGCTCTGATGGTTCCAAACCCCTGAAG AGTTTGACTCACCTAGAAACAGATCACTTGTCCAACACCAGGCCACAGACGGTGTGTGCCTTGTGTTTGAAGCCTGTCCACCTCATACAGAGACATTTGGTTGACGGAAAGGTCTACCATTGCAGCTGTTTCAG GTGCAAAGTGTGCCACAACACTCTCTTACCAGAGTTTTACAAATGGGGAAGTGACGTTGGCTCCCTGATCTGCACTTTCCataaaaaagacattgaaaATACTCATGTTGACCACAATCAGCAGATTAGATCAACTGAGAATCATCCCAGATGTAACTTTCAGGCAGGTAATGTATTATCTCTCAGTGGCCTGGTAATCACCAGTGTCCCTCattacatgaagaaaacagAGTCACAGGACAGACCGGTTTATAAAACACCAGAGATGGAGGGAAAGGAAAAGCAGAAGAGGATCAGTGATGAGAAAAGCAGTGAAAACAGAGACTCAACTGCAGAGCTGAAGACTGATTTAACGAAACCAGCACCTCCTGATAGTCTCCTTCCAAGTGATAAAGACAGGACAGACAAAGGGTCTAGAAAAGCTGGATCTGCACCTATTTTGGAAGACAGCAGGATACAAGATGAAATGCTAAAGAATCACCCGCCCTCTTCGTCATGTGTACAAGGGACAGAAGGAGGTGGTCGTGTTGTTCCAGCACCTAGAAAAAAGTCTGAGTCTTCTTCTGTGTTCCCTGTTCCTGCACCCAAGACCAAAACATCCAAGGCAACAAGTGGCTCAGCTGTTGCAG GTAATCCATCCAATCAAAGAAAGTCTTCACTCTGTTCATCTCGTGT CACCAGCCCAACTGTGGGCGTCCCTAAAGTGCAAACCAACCATCCATGGAAGACCATCATTCATCCTGGACCATGGACACACCTGCCTCCCGCTCCTGCCCCAGTACCCGCTCCCCGAACCAAATTTGTCTCTAAAATGCGGGAGTCCCAGTCCAGACCCAGAATGGTTGGTCCTAATCCATTTGACGAGCACATGCATGAGGACACACAGGGGGAGGCTGAGTCAAAAACCCAAACCATGTCCTCAGTGGGAGCCGGTCTTACAGAGGACACCAGTAGAGATACCACTGATTCAGGTGATGCTAAAAATACTGATATTAAATCCAATGACAATGACGTAAATCCATTGGATGAAGCCATTCCAACGAAGAGATCAGATTACAAAGAGGCTGGAGCTGCAATATCTGCCCGTTCAGAGGGAGTGACTGCAGTTTCTAACACAGTGGAGACTCCCAGTGAACACACAAGTCAAATCAGTTCACCTTTTATAGACGAAAACAGAGTCACAAGAGGCTCACGTGTTACTGAAGATGAAGAACAAAGTCACTGTTTACCCAGAAGTGTCTCTGTGCCAGTCATCCCGTCTGCCCACTCTCATGGTTCCTCGGTGCCAGTTGGTCCCACAGGGGAACATGAATCTGTCGCATCTTGCCAAAGTAAG TTGGCCTACAGAGAGAATCCTTTTGATCGAAAACCCTCAATGACAAAATCCAAGACTTTCCAGGCTCCTCCCTCTAGACGGACATCTGCCCCTGGACACGGCTTCCCAATCATCAAGAGGAAG GTGAAGACAGATGAGTGTGTATCTATAGAGGACATGCGGACAGAGATGAGACAATTGGAAGAAAGGCTGGACGCACTGCAAGACAGAGGAGTTGAACTAGAGATGAATCTGCGAGACTGCAAGGATG cCAAAGAGGAGGAACGGATGCTGATGGAGTGGTTCTCTGTCCTGCATGACAAACAAGTTCTGGTGCGCAGAGATGCAGAGCTGGTTCATTT AACAAATCAGCAGAAATTGGAGGAGAGGCAGACAGACGTGGAGTATGAGCTCAGGTGTCTCCTGAATAAACCAG AGAAGGACTGGAGTGAGGAGGATCGAAGTCGAGAGCAACAGCTGATGGACGAGCTGGTCGCCATCATCGAACAGAGAAATCATATCATTAGCAGCTTGGAACAGGACAGGCAGAG ggaaagagaagaagatggGCTCTCGGAAGCCTTCATGAAGAACAAAG AGTTCCAGAAAGAAGGACTGAAAGAGCTCAAGAAGTCAAAAAGAAAGTTAAAGCCCACTAACGTTTTTAAGATGCTGAACCATAAAGCTGACACCATCAAGTCCTCCATGGGAAAAAAGAGCTAA
- the LOC122785202 gene encoding MICAL-like protein 1 isoform X3, whose protein sequence is MSEHADILVSPRVLRDWCRVTCATYPTVKIKNMSTSFRDGLAFCAIIHKHRPDLIDFSSLSEDNVYQNNNLAFQVAQTKLGIPALLDPKEMVSCEVPDCLSIITYLSHFYCVFFSRKSPRAGFVALTSSDGSKPLKSLTHLETDHLSNTRPQTVCALCLKPVHLIQRHLVDGKVYHCSCFRCKVCHNTLLPEFYKWGSDVGSLICTFHKKDIENTHVDHNQQIRSTENHPRCNFQAGNVLSLSGLVITSVPHYMKKTESQDRPVYKTPEMEGKEKQKRISDEKSSENRDSTAELKTDLTKPAPPDSLLPSDKDRTDKGSRKAGSAPILEDSRIQDEMLKNHPPSSSCVQGTEGGGRVVPAPRKKSESSSVFPVPAPKTKTSKATSGSAVAGNPSNQRKSSLCSSRVTSPTVGVPKVQTNHPWKTIIHPGPWTHLPPAPAPVPAPRTKFVSKMRESQSRPRMVGPNPFDEHMHEDTQGEAESKTQTMSSVGAGLTEDTSRDTTDSGDAKNTDIKSNDNDVNPLDEAIPTKRSDYKEAGAAISARSEGVTAVSNTVETPSEHTSQISSPFIDENRVTRGSRVTEDEEQSHCLPRSVSVPVIPSAHSHGSSVPVGPTGEHESVASCQSKLAYRENPFDRKPSMTKSKTFQAPPSRRTSAPGHGFPIIKRKVKTDECVSIEDMRTEMRQLEERLDALQDRGVELEMNLRDCKDAKEEERMLMEWFSVLHDKQVLVRRDAELVHLTNQQKLEERQTDVEYELRCLLNKPVSYC, encoded by the exons ATGTCTGAGCACGCAGACATTCTGGTGTCACCGAGGGTTTTACGAGACTGGTGCCGCGTCACATGCGCCACTTACCCCACTGTGAAAATAAAGAACATGTCAACGTCATTCAGAGATGGACTTGCATTCTGTGCCATCATCCACAAACACCGACCCGACCTGAT AGATTTTAGCTCCCTCTCCGAAGATAATGTTTATCAAAATAACAACCTG GCCTTTCAGGTTGCACAAACAAAGCTGGGCATCCCTGCACTGTTGGACCCAAAGGAAATGGTTTCCTGCGAGGTGCCTGATTGTCTGAGCATCATCACCTACCTTTCACACTTCTACTGTGTCTTCTTCAGCAGGAAGTCTCCACGTG CAGGCTTTGTTGCTTTGACAAGCTCTGATGGTTCCAAACCCCTGAAG AGTTTGACTCACCTAGAAACAGATCACTTGTCCAACACCAGGCCACAGACGGTGTGTGCCTTGTGTTTGAAGCCTGTCCACCTCATACAGAGACATTTGGTTGACGGAAAGGTCTACCATTGCAGCTGTTTCAG GTGCAAAGTGTGCCACAACACTCTCTTACCAGAGTTTTACAAATGGGGAAGTGACGTTGGCTCCCTGATCTGCACTTTCCataaaaaagacattgaaaATACTCATGTTGACCACAATCAGCAGATTAGATCAACTGAGAATCATCCCAGATGTAACTTTCAGGCAGGTAATGTATTATCTCTCAGTGGCCTGGTAATCACCAGTGTCCCTCattacatgaagaaaacagAGTCACAGGACAGACCGGTTTATAAAACACCAGAGATGGAGGGAAAGGAAAAGCAGAAGAGGATCAGTGATGAGAAAAGCAGTGAAAACAGAGACTCAACTGCAGAGCTGAAGACTGATTTAACGAAACCAGCACCTCCTGATAGTCTCCTTCCAAGTGATAAAGACAGGACAGACAAAGGGTCTAGAAAAGCTGGATCTGCACCTATTTTGGAAGACAGCAGGATACAAGATGAAATGCTAAAGAATCACCCGCCCTCTTCGTCATGTGTACAAGGGACAGAAGGAGGTGGTCGTGTTGTTCCAGCACCTAGAAAAAAGTCTGAGTCTTCTTCTGTGTTCCCTGTTCCTGCACCCAAGACCAAAACATCCAAGGCAACAAGTGGCTCAGCTGTTGCAG GTAATCCATCCAATCAAAGAAAGTCTTCACTCTGTTCATCTCGTGT CACCAGCCCAACTGTGGGCGTCCCTAAAGTGCAAACCAACCATCCATGGAAGACCATCATTCATCCTGGACCATGGACACACCTGCCTCCCGCTCCTGCCCCAGTACCCGCTCCCCGAACCAAATTTGTCTCTAAAATGCGGGAGTCCCAGTCCAGACCCAGAATGGTTGGTCCTAATCCATTTGACGAGCACATGCATGAGGACACACAGGGGGAGGCTGAGTCAAAAACCCAAACCATGTCCTCAGTGGGAGCCGGTCTTACAGAGGACACCAGTAGAGATACCACTGATTCAGGTGATGCTAAAAATACTGATATTAAATCCAATGACAATGACGTAAATCCATTGGATGAAGCCATTCCAACGAAGAGATCAGATTACAAAGAGGCTGGAGCTGCAATATCTGCCCGTTCAGAGGGAGTGACTGCAGTTTCTAACACAGTGGAGACTCCCAGTGAACACACAAGTCAAATCAGTTCACCTTTTATAGACGAAAACAGAGTCACAAGAGGCTCACGTGTTACTGAAGATGAAGAACAAAGTCACTGTTTACCCAGAAGTGTCTCTGTGCCAGTCATCCCGTCTGCCCACTCTCATGGTTCCTCGGTGCCAGTTGGTCCCACAGGGGAACATGAATCTGTCGCATCTTGCCAAAGTAAG TTGGCCTACAGAGAGAATCCTTTTGATCGAAAACCCTCAATGACAAAATCCAAGACTTTCCAGGCTCCTCCCTCTAGACGGACATCTGCCCCTGGACACGGCTTCCCAATCATCAAGAGGAAG GTGAAGACAGATGAGTGTGTATCTATAGAGGACATGCGGACAGAGATGAGACAATTGGAAGAAAGGCTGGACGCACTGCAAGACAGAGGAGTTGAACTAGAGATGAATCTGCGAGACTGCAAGGATG cCAAAGAGGAGGAACGGATGCTGATGGAGTGGTTCTCTGTCCTGCATGACAAACAAGTTCTGGTGCGCAGAGATGCAGAGCTGGTTCATTT AACAAATCAGCAGAAATTGGAGGAGAGGCAGACAGACGTGGAGTATGAGCTCAGGTGTCTCCTGAATAAACCAG TGTCATACTGTTGA